In Synchiropus splendidus isolate RoL2022-P1 chromosome 15, RoL_Sspl_1.0, whole genome shotgun sequence, the genomic stretch ACCTCACCCGGCCGGGTGGATGCAGGCCAGTCCTTCCTCACTggtgtgtctaatgtgtcaggGGTGAGGCGTTTGACGGCACCACGGTGGGGATGGCATCTCAGTCCTCCATGTGTTCCAGAGACAGATCCGGGGGAGTCAACGTGGTGAGAAGAAGCGTCTTTCTGATTGGCTCCTTGAAGTTAGACTTCACTTCCGTCAGCCGCTGCGGGTCTGAGACCCTCAGCTAGAGTTTAAGAATGAAGCAGGATCATGTGCCGCCCAGACTCAGGGCTTGAGGAAGGGTGTGTGTTGCAGGACCACCTGGTCAGTGTTCTGGGCGTGGCTTCTACTGTGGCCCATGAACTCGGCCACAACCTGGGGATGAGCCACGACACGGCCGAGCGCCACTGCGCCTGCCAGAATGAGCGTCGACTCGGCGGCTGCATCATGGAGCCGTCGACTGGGTCAGAACCAGcaggactctctctctctcgctctctcctccagctggctGGCTCACCATCATCGCTCTTGCCTGCAGGTTCATGCCGGGGCAGcagttcagcagctgcagcgtggCCGACCTGTCGGTCAGTCTGTTGCACGGAGGAGGCATGTGTCTATTCAACGTCCCGCAGCCGGATCAGCTGCTGGGGGGACCTCGCTGTGGCAACCTGTACGTGGAGCGAGGAGAGGAGTGCGACTGCGGCCTGGTGGAGGtgcccgtccgtccgtccgtccgtctgtgtGTCCCACCCTGTGTTGTGACACTGTGCTGTGATTGGCCAGGAGTGTGACGACCGCTGCTGCAACGCCTCGACCTGCCGACTGATCCCAGGagctcagtgttcctctgatgggatctgctgccaggactgccaggtgacacacacacacacacgttgacaCATGCGGGGACTGACTCCAGGCCTTCCCCCGTAGCTCCGGGCCGCCGGCTCCATGTGTCGTCAGCCGATTGGGGAGTGTGACCTGCCCGAGTTCTGCACCGGCTCTTCCCCTCACTGCCCGGCCAACGTCTTCCTGCAGAACGGCGAGCCGTGTGAGAACGGCGCCTCCTACTGCTACGGAGGCGTCTGCGCGAGCATGGACAGTCAGTGCCAGACCCTGTGGGGACCCAGTGAGTGTCAGAAGCAGAAATCTGCATGTTGTCTTCAGATCGACTGACTCACTCTTGTCCTCTCCGTCTGCGCAGACGCCACCAGCGCTCCGGCCGTGTGCTTCTCTTCCGTCAATAAACTTGGGGACAAACTGGGGAACTGTGGTCAGCTGGCCAACGGCTCCTACATGCCGTGCTCCAACTCGTGAGTCAACATTGACCTCCCCCTCTGAGGTCCTGCACCTGTATGACATTACTTCCCGTGTGCTGCAGTGACGTGCACTGCGGTCGCATCCAGTGTCAGGGAGGGAGAGATCGCCCCCTGCTTGGCACCAACGCTGAGATACTCACCACCGAAGTCACTTTCAACCACAGTAAACTGGTGTGTCGTGGAACCTTCTTCCACCTGGGAGACGACGTGTCTGACCCGGCTACTGTTGCCCCGGGTACCGCCTGCGCTCCTGGGAAGGTAAggtggcgccccctgcaggcgaaCAGAGACAACTACAAGGGgtcaatttattatttaatgtgtttaatAATTCATCTTTTCTGAAGTTAAAACAGTTATTTGACCACTTGTTGCCATTCATTTGGCTCTCCTTATGaaacacaaagattttttctgaAGTAATAGAAAATGAATCTGAGAGTTCAAGAGTCACACCCTGCATGTTGCTGTGTCAGGCGTGTCTGGACCAGCGGTGCCAGGACGTATCAGTGTTTGGTGTGGAAGAGTGTCACAGCAAGTGCAACGGTCACGGGGTGAGAGAGGAGTGACGCTGTTCCCTCGGGAGCTGTGTTTCtgatgtgtgcgtgtgcttcAGGTGTGCAACAGCAACAGGAACTGTCACTGCGATGTCGGGTGGGCTCCACCTGACTGTCGGTACTCAGGCTACGGCGGCAGCGTGGACAGTGGACCAGCCCAAGCTTCCGCTGGTACGACTGAGACCCAGCCTGTTCACACAGGACACCTGTCCTTGAGCGCCCTCTTGTGTGTTCGCAGGTTCTGACCCGGTCCGTGTGGCCTTGCTGGTCATCTTTCTCTTCATCCTGCCGGTGGTGCTGCTCTTCTTTGCCCTCCGGTTTCCTCGGTTTCGGCGgcggttgttttgttttggagccGACGGTCCTGTCTATAAACGCAGACAACACAACCGGTGAGActctgtgtgtgagacaggctCATGGTCCACAGTCCTCACTGACACTGTCTCACCCACCACACAGTGTGTCTAACTGTGACAGGTGGGACTCGGACTTGACACACCTGGACAGGTACTGCTGGGCtttgccctctagtgggctctgtgctgtgatgacatcatcacctgtCAGGCCTCTGACAGAGGTTAAAGCTGCAAAGGTGCCTGAACGATACTGGGCTCAGTGGGAGCTTGTGCAGCTTTAGCCTGGTGCTGGTCCTCAGTAGACCTGTCTGTCTTGTGCTGGGGGGCTCTCCAGGAAGCATCCTTCATGTGATGATGCTGGCTGAGTGTGCAGTGGCCTCTGTGAACAGGTTCTGTTGTTGATACCGAGTCTCTCTGTTCAGAACTCCGGTGACCGAGCGAGTGGACTGCAGGAACGGCGAACAGGTCCGGCCTCTCCGGTACCAGCTGAAGCCCCAGACGGACGCCCCGCCCATGCTGCCCCTCAAAGAGGTACCAGTGTAGCGCTGAGTGAAGGAGCGCGTGGTTCTGACtggttgcagagtgatgcaTTTCATCCACCCTTCCTGTTGCATGACTGACTTCCTGCCGTGCCTCtaacacttcctgtctgctcctcctctgcttcctgttttATCTCCTATCAGGTTGACGAACGACCTGCTCCTCCCACTAAGCCACTCCCCCCTGACCCCGCCCCAAACCCACCGCCACAGGTAAACTGGCCTGGGACTGGttctgcttgtgtgtttgtggtcgCTGTGTGATGTCATCGTTCGTCCTGTGTGTGTCACGTCTTGGTCTGAGCACACGTCACTTTTGAATCATCCTCTGTTGCCTCCAGAAGATGTTGTGTCGGTGTGTCATGTCATCGGCTGTTTCAGTGCTCATCATGTGTGTGAACACCTGCTGTCCGCAGTGGTCCTGTGGCTTCTTTGCTCTTGTGTCAGTGTGGTGGTTGTGAAGTCTCGATgatagaatgaatgaatgaatgaatgaatgcagtgGTGCGTGGTTTGCCATTGAGGAGTCAACatttgctctggtttcctccccctctctcaccGTCCTCCCActtctctttctgctgcttCAGTCTACTAAACACCGGCCGGCGCCGCCCACCAAGCCTCTGCCCCCCAACCCCCCCGCACAGGTACGACCAGCCGAGGTCACCGTGATTGACAGCCATCTTGAGACCATCAACAGAGAGAATCAAACCGACTGAGCTGTCGTCTCCTCTGTGCTGCCTCTAACAAACGTCCTTACTTCAGTTCACACTTGTGGCTGTTGATGGTTTCAAGAGGGCGCTGTTGTCGCTGATGAAGGTTTGTGGTTCTGAAGCTCCGTCTTCCTCACTAACATTCCAGCCGCTGGTCCTCCGTCCAGCTCCGCCCAGCAAGCCCCTCCCCCCCGACCCGGCCTCAACGGGACAGGTTAGCATGTGAGCTTGTGCTCGTCATTGTGCGAGCTGTGTCGTGATTGGCTGCACCCCCCCAGGCCCCCCCTTCCTTATTTATCCTTGTTTCTTTCCTAAATTCACCTAATGTCGTCTGTATTTGAATCAGCTCTTTTAAAGAAATTACAGTCCAAACAATAACAATTCTCTTTTTATTGACAAGACAACGAGTGTGTGTTTCCTCCTTCACTTCTCATCTCCAGTTATCAACAGTGTCCGACATTTTGTCTCCAGATGTCTGCTCCGGTTAAACCTGCTGTCCCCAAGAAGCCGGCGGTGCTGCCGCCACCCCTCCCCCAGCCGCACGGCCCCGGGTCCAGACCGCAGCAGCTGACCGTCCCAGCAGTTGCCCCGTTGCACAGGTATCCCACTGCAGAACCAGACTCTCGGTGatgtgcagtggtcagtggctggCTGAGAGACTGGAGGCTGAAATTGCAACCTTGATTTTGTGACAAACAGAACCATCAGTGGCCTGTTTCCTCTGTAGCCATTCGACTGTCTTTCTGGTTGAGCAGAGCCTAATCATCTGAGCTGGGCCTTGCATCAGCTGGACTCTGGTCTAGACCTTGTTTTGTGAAACAGACACCAGTAAAAACAACTCTAATGACTTGGGTGTGAGTTCCTGGCAGCTCTGACCCAGTTCTGCTGCAGCTAATGGATCCTAATGGATCCTTTCCGCCGTGATGGGACTTTAATCTGggctgtggtcaggtgaccggTTTTCATCCACCATGTGACTCTGTTTGTTTGAATgcagttgaacacagtgagtcagcgttcttctcctcctcttcccaggCGACCTCCGGCTCCTCCTGTCAGGCCCGCCGCTGCTCACAGCAGAGCGGGTGGTGGCGGTGGGAGGAGTCAAATGTCTGAAGAGCACTGCTGACGCCCACACCTGCTGACCGTGAGTCCACTGAGCTGTGAGACGTCTCCTGCTGGTAGGATGGTCCGGCGCCACCTGGCCTTGGATCACAACTGGAAGTGAACACCACCAGGAGAGCCGACTCTTGTGAGACGTTTGCCACCAATGACTCGTGGCTAGGACTTGTTTGAGAACTGAACTTTGGATGGAATTGTATTTTTCAACCTGGAATGCTGTAAAACTCGATTCATATTTTgccaaataaaatatttaaaaaaaatttacgAGCCATCTGGTCACAAAGTTCACCAGCAGATCTCTTAGGTCAGCAGTCATGTGACACTGGGCGGTGGGTCATGTGGCGATGACTGGCCTGGACCCTCCTCAAGTCAATTCaccaaacaacaaagcaaacacgGGTACAAGCAAAAGTCGCGTGTAAAGCCTGActtgcctctgtgtgtgtgtgtgtgtgtgtttcctgccGTGGTCATGTGATGACAAAACTCTCACTGACAGATCAAGATACCCCGCCCCTTTGAAGAGGAAGTGCTTCAGAGTTTCCTTTCAGTCTCTGAAGACGCTCATCATGTCTCCatcgctgctcctgctgctcctgctggctTCCTCGCTCTGTCCTGTCTCCAGTGGCCGTGAGTCCCGTCATCCTTTCCCACACTGAACTTCTCACAGACTCGAGCGACTGTGGATAGTTTACGGACTGATATGTGTTCTGGAGAGG encodes the following:
- the adam15 gene encoding disintegrin and metalloproteinase domain-containing protein 12 isoform X6, producing MSSAPGLLLLLLLSGSGAFGRSVKAARELQTGTDILQRPLLEKTRPFALVDGHRRPLTEALQDGHPDTLQCGLEVWGRLFLLDLEKNHDLLPKPPNVFYYLPDGTGVSMTAEPLTHCYYHGSVRGFPHSRVALSTCSGLRGIIIINDSLSFELEPQGGDYGEAAAAAGEGSGGSGHAEDNLDVHLLYSTNPLEGARAAGCGVSHGPVPPIHSWTTKRRRKRDILSETKYIELVLVADHQEFLNYQKNNQTIIYRMMDMANQVDWFYRPLNVRVALTGLEIWSDRDKIIVEKNPADTLNNFLDWRTRELLPRLRHDNAQLVMGEAFDGTTVGMASQSSMCSRDRSGGVNVDHLVSVLGVASTVAHELGHNLGMSHDTAERHCACQNERRLGGCIMEPSTGFMPGQQFSSCSVADLSVSLLHGGGMCLFNVPQPDQLLGGPRCGNLYVERGEECDCGLVEECDDRCCNASTCRLIPGAQCSSDGICCQDCQLRAAGSMCRQPIGECDLPEFCTGSSPHCPANVFLQNGEPCENGASYCYGGVCASMDSQCQTLWGPNATSAPAVCFSSVNKLGDKLGNCGQLANGSYMPCSNSDVHCGRIQCQGGRDRPLLGTNAEILTTEVTFNHSKLVCRGTFFHLGDDVSDPATVAPGTACAPGKACLDQRCQDVSVFGVEECHSKCNGHGVCNSNRNCHCDVGWAPPDCRYSGYGGSVDSGPAQASAGSDPVRVALLVIFLFILPVVLLFFALRFPRFRRRLFCFGADGPVYKRRQHNRTPVTERVDCRNGEQVRPLRYQLKPQTDAPPMLPLKESTKHRPAPPTKPLPPNPPAQPLVLRPAPPSKPLPPDPASTGQMSAPVKPAVPKKPAVLPPPLPQPHGPGSRPQQLTVPAVAPLHRRPPAPPVRPAAAHSRAGGGGGRSQMSEEHC
- the adam15 gene encoding disintegrin and metalloproteinase domain-containing protein 12 isoform X2, with amino-acid sequence MSSAPGLLLLLLLSGSGAFGRSVKAARELQTGTDILQRPLLEKTRPFALVDGHRRPLTEALQDGHPDTLQCGLEVWGRLFLLDLEKNHDLLPKPPNVFYYLPDGTGVSMTAEPLTHCYYHGSVRGFPHSRVALSTCSGLRGIIIINDSLSFELEPQGGDYGEAAAAAGEGSGGSGHAEDNLDVHLLYSTNPLEGARAAGCGVSHGPVPPIHSWTTKRRRKRDILSETKYIELVLVADHQEFLNYQKNNQTIIYRMMDMANQVDWFYRPLNVRVALTGLEIWSDRDKIIVEKNPADTLNNFLDWRTRELLPRLRHDNAQLVMGEAFDGTTVGMASQSSMCSRDRSGGVNVDHLVSVLGVASTVAHELGHNLGMSHDTAERHCACQNERRLGGCIMEPSTGFMPGQQFSSCSVADLSVSLLHGGGMCLFNVPQPDQLLGGPRCGNLYVERGEECDCGLVEECDDRCCNASTCRLIPGAQCSSDGICCQDCQLRAAGSMCRQPIGECDLPEFCTGSSPHCPANVFLQNGEPCENGASYCYGGVCASMDSQCQTLWGPNATSAPAVCFSSVNKLGDKLGNCGQLANGSYMPCSNSDVHCGRIQCQGGRDRPLLGTNAEILTTEVTFNHSKLVCRGTFFHLGDDVSDPATVAPGTACAPGKACLDQRCQDVSVFGVEECHSKCNGHGVCNSNRNCHCDVGWAPPDCRYSGYGGSVDSGPAQASAGSDPVRVALLVIFLFILPVVLLFFALRFPRFRRRLFCFGADGPVYKRRQHNRTPVTERVDCRNGEQVRPLRYQLKPQTDAPPMLPLKEVDERPAPPTKPLPPDPAPNPPPQSTKHRPAPPTKPLPPNPPAQPLVLRPAPPSKPLPPDPASTGQMSAPVKPAVPKKPAVLPPPLPQPHGPGSRPQQLTVPAVAPLHRRPPAPPVRPAAAHSRAGGGGGRSQMSEEHC